The Rosa rugosa chromosome 1, drRosRugo1.1, whole genome shotgun sequence genomic sequence tattctcacaacacagatgcagtagttttttttaaaagtcacagcaatcccaaactaaccTTTATACTTTCCTAAGGGGAGCTATATCAGGAGGAGATGAACTTCTAGaaaatttttaaatttgtttatatatctcatacccaccagagtgtgagagctgacagattgaaaaaataaattgtGAAGGACCGGTTatgagcatatatatatatatatatatattagttttgtggtatttagggtttagagttgaccCAGTAGATCAAGACCCAAACAACGACGAAAATgcctgaaattttgaccataactatatcttcttatcatgataacatccaatggTGGTTGCTGAGCGTTTTAGTTTGATGagtatttagggtttatggtTGACCATGTGGATGGAATCTTAAACGATGATGAAAACATGTAGATTTTTTACCAAAATCATATTTATGCGCCatgatcacatccaacggtcaaatttttcaaattttatttccGCCAGCTTGGCAGCTTGTTGGTTTTGGAAAGTATACATTTTCATATAACCCAAGTAATaagttagaccacattagtagCTAAACACATAAGGGTTTCGTGCGATCCAAAATATTGAAATTGGAAATTGATGGATTTGACATAATCCATGGATAGTATGTAAAAAAGATAACCCGGTCCAATGTCGTTTCGACATTGGTCAAAACGGTCAACCTTATATACCCTTATACTTCCCTAAGAGGAGTCGAATCACAGGGAGATAATAGGTTGATACATCTCATCCTCACAAGAGTATGAGCGCCGACTGATTGAGCAAAAAGTTGCGTTGGAGTTTTTACGAGCGTTTTAGTTTGATaagtatttagggtttagggttgactaTGAGGATGGAGGTCGAGACGATGATGAAAATATGCAAATTTTTTACCATAGTCATATTTCCCTGCCATAATCACATCAAACGGTCCATTTTTCAAATTGTATTTCCTCCGCCTTGTTGGTTTTAGAAGGTATACATTTGCCATATAACCATCAAACAAGTTAGATCACATTAGTAGATACTAAAGAACTTCGTGCGATctaaaagattgaaattgaaaatcgataaatttatCATTATCCATGTAATTGTTTAATTACTTTGTAGTATGGAAAAAATTAACCCGTTATGCAGTTGTTTCAACATCGGTTTGAGCGGTCAAACCTATATACGCATATACTAATAAGTATAAATGAGAATGAAATTGGTTGAATATTTTACAACAGATACAAAATATTCCAAGCCTCTCATCAAATGGTCGGTTTCCCCAGTTTTGTATATCTTGATGGATTTGTACTTTGAGGAATTTAATTTCTATATAGAGGCTTATAATGATAACATCGGTTGACCATGTTGATCGATGAAGAAACGAGGATGAAACTAGCTAAATTTTTTTTACAACAAGCATAAAATATTCCATTCATCTCATCCAACAGTCGGTTTCTCCAACTAGGTATGTCTCAACGGAGTAGACCTTTCACGAatctaatttataaatataatatttataaagGTATCTTTAGTTAACTACATGAAATCATGAATTGAAGTCAAAACGAGTACAAATTAGATTCATATGACCAAGCTCCATCTTGCGGACATAAAAATTTTCCAACTCTATAGCTCCTCACAATTCAgtttgaaaatacaaggacagaatgtgATTTTCTGGAGAATggggattgcagtgcactgatcaatccttactgggcagcagaaaccaaaataacaaactaaacaccagattttggttacgcagtgaaaacctcaagtatgagattaaaaacactgcggggctcttactcttgagaacccaaaataaagatcatcatattgaaaaggatatgttcttttacaaactttgaatagcactagctcggctataagattcacacaaaatctaatacaaagtttgtcttccttctagaactccttcacttgaacgatcttcaaatcttgttcttctttcttcacagtctctctactgatctcaagagagtttTATGAATATGAGAACACAATCAATGACACTTATTCATGGACCAAGTGCATAACTCTTTTGTGAAGACTCAAGTTCAAAACCAAACTAACAAGCAAGACTCTAACAAAAATTCTTGCGTtctggaatatatatatttgcccGTGTATAATCCTCAATATGTATGCAACTGACGGCCACCCACCTCCTATGAAAAGATGTTACCCTAATACACATTAATTAGGAAAGAAACTTCCCTTAAAGGAACTCCACAAATCTTAAGGAAAAAAGCAATTAGGAATAGGGACGGCCTAACAAACCCTAGGACATCAATACTATGAATTTAACTATTAGAAGACCATTTAAAAACGTAAATTCATGAAATCAAaaacctactttccaaaatcggactccACAATAAACTGTCCCCATGCTTATGCAAATGCATTTACCTGTTTTCCTGAGATCAGTAAAGAGTCTTCaagctttgtatgggaatgccaatacgacATGTACAAGAATTGTACCTACACAGTTGCTTTTGAGGCTTTAAGTTTAGGGTTATGGTATAGGGTTACAATATTAGGGCGGGAGATTCAAATTTTAGATTTTTGTGGGAAGTTTCAACTTTTACACCCACTGAAGTTTCACGGGGTATAAatacaaatttttatttatcaAATTAATTTGTTTAATGTTTCactttcattctcaaaaaaaaaaaaaaaaaatgtttcacTTTCCGAGTGGCCACCTAGTCGCCGATCGCAATCCCAAATCTTGCCATCTCGATTTCGAAGTGGCATTGCCGTCTCATTTTCAATGACAGCCCATAGGCCCTCATGCCACGTTTCTTCACCCTCTAGAAATTTCTCTTTCCGGATGTCGATTCGATACAGGTAAACGTTTTAAGATTCTTCGGTTTTAAACCCAACTGCATCAAATATATCAACTAAATCCAGAAGATATATAACTGTTTTGGACAtttattggtgtggatgagCTAACAGAGACAAGGAAAGAATGAAGAGGAAAGCTAAAGAGAAACAAGAGAGAGCAATCAATAATGGTTATTCTCTCCTCACATCCAATCACTTTCTTCAGGTACTCTtcatctcttcttttttttttttttgagaaaaggaGATAATATCATTCaattatccatggccagaagacaCGTACATCGAatgctgtcttacaccaaaatcatacaTGGTATAAGCTACCAGGCAAAggacaggtgaccctcactgttaacaaatgcgctcacttattgagcctatatACAGGAGATCAAATCCTCACTACAAAACCTCTCttttgaaaagtaaacctagtcgcctagagacctcaattggtgtacaactagagagaaCTAAGAAGCAAGTAGTAAAAGACTCAAAGTCAAGTACTAGGCAAGGAGACCCAGGAACCAAAAGCTTCCCACGTCCTTATCTCGAGAATCCTCCGTCGTAACTACTCAAGAGGATTTGCTAGAGGCACAAAAGTGCGTAGTTCTCTAACAAAATTAGAGAGTAATACAAACCTAGGATTCCCAAAGCAAGGAAATATTAGagtaactaaaaaataaaatataaaactaGGGCAAAACCAGCCCAAAATAAGGCCcaagagagcagcccaaggaGATGAGTCCAGCCCAAGGCCCAACAAAAGATTGACCCGAGCCAGCCACCAAAACCATCCTCCACCAGCGCCGACGATCACCGCCAGACCTGTAGTGGCCGTGACCCCCACGAGATCGTGCAGAACCTCCTAGCCACGCCGCCACAACGATCGCTCCAGATCCACCATGGCCTCGCCCCTGCAGCGATCCTCCCAGACCACCAAAGCTGCGCTGCCACACCATCACCCAAAAAACCGCCATAGCCACGCCACCATCACATGTCCAGGAGAGCTCCGACGAAACCCCGCCGCCAAAAGTCGTGGAAGCTCCGACGACCCACCAAAACCTGCACAAACCGATCAGCCAGGACTCCTTTGCCAAACCTCGAGCCACCCCCATTCAGAAGACTACACGGCCATTACTTTCAAAACCCGCCCGGCAGCAGCCCAGTCGGCATGGCGAACCACCACCGATGAGCGCCGCCTGACAAGAAGGCTAGGAGATCTTGAAGAAAACCCTAGGCACGGTCCGAGTTTTTTGGAGCCTCTTCTGTGAATAGATTCATTTTTTCATCTCTTCTTGTTCAATATAACTTTTTATATATGTTTGTGGTTTTCTCTATATCTCTACTTTATCTCCCTAAATTATTAGTATTGTGTCTCAGAGAGCAGAACAGAACACCAGAGCAAATGAAGAGTAGAGCATATACTTGATCCATGCTTAAAACCCAATTTGCAAAATAGGCAGAAGAGATGCTGTTTGGCCTTTCTTCTCCGCTGTTGACAGTTTTGCCATCTTCAGGTGTATTCTCTCACTTCATTCTTTAGTCAATCTGAGAATGATTTTACCCTTCGGAGGGGTTTAATAAACATGAAAATAGAAAAGATTTCATCTTtcgtctttttttattttttattatgtttttggAACTATGCTGTATGCAATTAGTATACATGTTTACAATTTAAGGATTTTGCTAAAGGTTACCGTCATTGCAGGGTCCCTTGCAGAAGAAGATGTCAAAATGGCTTCATGTGCTGATGAAATATGTTCTTATATTTATCTTTACCCAGGGGAGCTGCAATCTAAAAAGGTTATCTTCAAATGGTAAGCATttgtttccttttattttgataAGGTGTATGCATGGTTGTTGTGGAGAAACTAAATGAATAAGAAGGGAAACTTAATGTTAATTAGTCATTTGACTCAGAACCTTTTGAATCATTTACCATTTTCTTCGAACAAACTCCGATATAAAGAGTTTTTCAGTTGGACTAAGTTTCCTTTTTGTTAGAACAAGAGCAAACTAGTTGAATTCCTTGTCATTATTGCTGGCATATAGTGTAGGGACCTGACACTTTTCATCTAATTTAAGGATGGAATCGTAAAAGCCAGAATGATATTCATCAGCTGCACCATTATCTCGTAAGTCAGCTTTACGAGTTGAATAATGAAGTCTTTGAACATTGATCCTATGCTAATACTTACTGAACCGTGTTTTATATGTTATACAGCTGATGCATGCCTGCATATTGTTTCTCAGCGTGTTGACATTATCAAAATCTCATCATTTCCATTTCAGTAACTCCTGATAAGATCACTATTTATTTAGTGCAATCCTCTCTAGTTATTTATTGAAGGGTTGTAATGTAGCTAGTTTTGATTGGTTTGGATAGGTCCCCAAATTCGAAGATTATAAAATCACCGGACAAGAGTACATGGACTGCAAAAGATGTTGCTGATCTGTTTTGGCTGACAAGTCTACATTGGTGTTGTTCCACCTTATTTCTAAAAGCATTTTGTTTTAAGGCTGATAAGTAGACATCTTTTCTTGActacatagaaatagacataTGATATAGTACAAGTAACAGATGTGATTATCGTGTTGTGAAGAGTTTTCCTTTTAAAGTTAAACTAGGACTAAAATTAATGTCAATAGTGATCTTCTAAACCTTGGCCAATGGCCATTATAGAGTATCCCTGACCTTATTCTCCGAAAGTCTAGTGTTCTGATTTCAGTGCCCAGTTAAAATTTCTTGCAGCGGGTTACCACTCAGTATATGGCTGAGAGTTCAGTTCTTGATGCACCGTTAGCCTTACTTGTCATGCCCTCCATTAGCCTTTCTGTTTGCAGCATATTATTAATTGTTGTAATATGGCCTGATGAACCAACATTTTTTGAGGAAACATGTTAACATAGACCAATGCCCAAATACTTATGAAGCAGCTATTGAATTTACTGCTACTTATGAATTGTGCTGCTGGCCTGATGACTCCAACATTTTTTGAGGAAACAAGTTAACATAGACCAATGCCCAATTTACTTATGAAGCAGCTATTGAATATACTGCTACTTATGAATTATGAAATTTTTTGTGATGCAGAAACTGTAGATTAATTTCACCTTCTCCCTCCCACAGAAAACTATGTTCCTCTATTCAAGGATTCATGGAGATTTTGGTGACTGTCTATTTGATTTCTTGTCCCACTAGTGCAAAACTTGAGAAATTTGTATACCTTTATTCTATTACCATTCAAATTTTGGCTCTAAGTAGAAGTCATTTATGTACTGCAATTGAAACTTGGAACTGGTAATCTCCTTTCATTGATGATTTATAACATTGTGAACTTACAAAGGGGCCTCATTCAATTTTGAGCAAATAGTGTCATATGTACAATTGACAGTTGAGGAAATTTAAAAGCTACAAGTGAACACTTCATCTGGTTCACAACTAAAAGTATAATGGCTAGCAGATTAATCCCAAGTTGTAGCAGAATATTCAAAAATGAGGCTTTTTGAACGTGCAGGCGGCTGGTAAGCTGGTAGATTAATGTTCATTGCATTGCCATTTCCAAGTCCTTCATTTGTCGAACAATTGAGGTCGGGAGGAGACAAATATCTCCTATAGGATCATAACAACATTCAAAGGTAAAAAGTAACAATATCTCCCAAGTGTCTATGTTCAACATcatttaaagacagaaaaaatGTAGTTAGTATTCATCTATTCAACATTCTCTCTACCCACACTAAAGGATTACAAGGTAAACTGCTACTAAACTCAGTTCACATAAGACAATGAAAGATATTATACAAGTAACCCTCTGAaaggttaattaattaatcatctCAACTCCCTTGCTAAAGCGAGACAATATTCTAAATAATAACAAATAGCAAAACTAGAATAAGAATTAAGTCGAATCACATGTGAGTTGCAACAATATAGACAACAGATTAAGGAGTTTGCTTGAAAAATACCTGTAAGACGTTTCCCAAGTTGGACTTCAACTTCTGTACCAAATGAAATATTACTGGCCAGGGATTTGAGAGGATCCACAGTAGGATCAACAGAAAGTAAGCTAGGTATCTGTGGTGCATACACTAGCCTCCAGCTTGCCTGATCAAACTTTCCCTTCCCTTCTACCTCGGCATTAGTTTTTCAAGTGTTGTAGTTGCAAGCTTTTGAAATACAAGTTGCCCTCACCTTCCAAGATGGGCTCTGCCAATAGACTTTCAAAGACTCTAGCAGCCTGTGTATAATGAACAAATGGGTCAGATTAAATTGCCTATAATTCCAGGtaatgaaaagtgaaaacttGAACTAACTTGTGCAATTCCAAGTATTAACTAAAGCAGAACTTGAGGAGAAACAAAATGTTCTGAAACTGATAGAAATGAATGAAAAAAACATAGCTTGTGTTAACAAATGATTCCACTCATTCCAGCAAACATATAAAGCTCCATCTTCAGAAGATAATTTCCTTTAAGAGCTAGAATCAATTTCTTATGTGATAGCCTGATAGGAGGAAGAATTGATGGGGCTACAATTGCTGTTTGATTGTgtgtgttaatgctcaaagtctggcggtagccaaaccttcgtttaacgcgggtccggcgggcggaccgctactctgtatacttggtgattcttgctggctgccaaatgaaagacagggcgtcagagggagaccgcgttgggcggtcttcacttctccgatgcctaagtcagttgatatataggcagcataataataaatgagtagttaatgcgtaataatgaagagagaagagaggaccttttataggtgaggagaggtctgatcttctctttgttttcgatgtgggactgatgtgcctcagttcccagttttagtagcttctgatgccgtcttggcagagtgcgtggcggcgcgtcagcggtgatcccggggaactcttgtgctcaggtcgtggcccgcctggctgcctatccgtgggtcactgcttcgacggtagttggtacttctggcggtacgatgagcgtggctgattatagctaattatgttttgcaaacgtacatgtaggtacagtgTGTGAATTTAAATTGTTGACTTCATATTCATGAATTTAAGGTGATCTAGAACTTCAATCAACCATGATAAGAACTTCTGGAATAGAATGAACATAATTAAATAGTAAATACTAGTAAAATATGAGCTGGAGTCGCTAAACCCATTTGGAAAAGTAGAATGCTATGGTTGGAAATAAGAGGACAATAGTTGATAAGAAACTGATTGAATGGGATATAATTTTGCAAGAACAATTCTAGAATATATAAACCCACCATGACCGGTTCATGGCACGCACGACTAGTAAGCAACAATGTCAGGATGGAAAAGATAACCGGAATTACAATTGCTAGAAAAACCCCAGCAAAATTAACATATTGGACAACAATCAGGAATTAAACCTGGTGAGGGGGTGTGCCGTGTTGCTCACAGGCGGGATTTGACTCCGGTGACGGTTCACAGAAGACGCTCTCCTGAAAGTCTGAAACTAGGTTCCCGCAGATGAAGTTGCTTTGTTTGCTGGGAGGGTGTTGTGATTTCAGACGACGACACCAACTAAGCTCTGTTTGCACATTTATGGTTTCTTCAATGATATTTTGCAGAGATGAAGGATGACCCAGAAGACTTCTCAAGCCTTCCAACCTTATCTCCTCTAGATGCACATGCCTTTCCCCTTCTCCCTTAAAAGCCCCTCTGGTAACAATTCGAATCACAGTTTCATATTCCCTGTCCTATGTGAGTTGACACGGTCAATCTAACGGAAATCCTAACGGCATCTGTTGGTCTACAATTCTGTTGGTTCATTGCAGACTCTAATTTCTCTCAACTTTCTAATTAAAACATTGAAGCTTATGCCTTATCACACAGTAAAATCACACAACCATCACAAATGATGCTACTTGAACAATCTCATTGCTTTATCACACATCACTTTTGAGTTCATCAACATCTCTCTAATTCCAAGCTCAAACATGATCCAAGCATAAAACAAGTAACCAATACAGCAGTGCAGGACTTGTTCATTTTGAAGCACCTCCAATGGCGGCACACATGCTTTTGCTGGAAAGCCTACATGTTAAAAGTTTATGAAAATCAGGTAGCTATCTTGCTTGTTATAAGAATCATTTCTGATTATAATATGGGGTAAATCATCCAAAGAAATAAATCCAGCATCTCTGTCAGGTAAATCATCCAAAGTAAccaaataagaaaatgccacAAACTGAAAGAGGAAACTAGTAAGTGTATATACCTCCACtaatatggaggatttgctacatcaccaagcataagtaacaccctcttagtgGGCCTATaagccatggtgggacccaaccGCGATATGCATCCCGTAGCTCGATGTCCAGGCTACGCCATGATAGTCGGAAGCGGCCGAGACCTTgctgggaagccacctttccggccttgccaag encodes the following:
- the LOC133724448 gene encoding uncharacterized protein LOC133724448 isoform X4 gives rise to the protein MSSFSPWIFTVDSASHDRTYSNSITLGTTSPFLELDLHGPLQKKMSKWLHVLMKYVLIFIFTQGSCNLKRLSSNGWNRKSQNDIHQLHHYLKL
- the LOC133724448 gene encoding uncharacterized protein LOC133724448 isoform X2; translation: MSSFSPWIFTVDSASHDRTYSNSITLGTTSPFLELDLHGPLQKKMSKWLHVLMKYVLIFIFTQGSCNLKRLSSNGWNRKSQNDIHQLHHYLLMHACILFLSVLTLSKSHHFHFSNS
- the LOC133724448 gene encoding uncharacterized protein LOC133724448 isoform X3 yields the protein MSSFSPWIFTVDSASHDRTYSNSITLGTTSPFLELDLHGPLQKKMSKWLHVLMKYVLIFIFTQGSCNLKRLSSNADACLHIVSQRVDIIKISSFPFQ